A single window of Solea solea chromosome 9, fSolSol10.1, whole genome shotgun sequence DNA harbors:
- the sirt5 gene encoding NAD-dependent protein deacylase sirtuin-5, mitochondrial, whose product MQQFTCMVIRLNSGLLRKPWGCQVMARPSSDLAAFREIFSKAKNIAIITGAGVSAESGVPTFRGAGGYWRKWQAQELATPEAFSRNPSRVWEFYHYRREVMITKNPNQAHLAIAGCEERLAKQGRKVTVITQNIDELHRGAGSKNVLELHGSLFKTRCMTCGHEAANHRRPICAALAGKGAPSPDSHDAEIPVEQLPRCEQTGCRGLLRPAVVWFGETLDSDILTSAEQVLDSCDLCLVVGTSSVVYPAAMFAPQVAARRVPVAEFNMETTPATMNFKFHFHGPCGTTLPPALARHESEQL is encoded by the exons ATGCAGCAGTTCACCTGTATGGTCATAAGACTGAACTCAGGCCTTCTGAGAAAACCCTGGGGCTGCCAAGTCATGGCCAGACCCAGCTCAG ACCTGGCAGCATTCAGGGAGATTTTCTCCAAAGCCAAGAACATAGCTATCATCACTGGCGCAGGTGTAAGTGCCGAGAGCGGAGTCCCCACCTTCAGAGGAGCAGGAGGCTACTGGAGGAAGTGGCAGGCGCAG GAGCTGGCCACTCCAGAGGCCTTCTCTCGGAATCCCTCGCGTGTGTGGGAGTTCTATCACTACCGCCGCGAGGTCATGATCACCAAAAATCCCAACCAGGCTCACCTGGCGATCGCCGGGTGTGAGGAGCGTCTCGCCAAGCAGGGGCGCAAGGTCACCGTCATCACTCAGAACATCGACGAGCTCCATCGAGGCGCTGGATCCAAGAACGTCCTGGAACTTCACG GTAGTCTGTTTAAGACCCGCTGTATGACCTGTGGTCATgaagcagccaatcacaggagaCCCATCTGTGCTGCTCTGGCGGGTAAAGG AGCTCCAAGCCCAGACTCACATGATGCCGAGATTCCTGTCGAGCAGCTGCCCAG gtgtgagCAGACAGGTTGTCGTGGTCTTCTCAGACCAGCTGTGGTTTGGTTTGGAGAGACTCTGGACTCCGACATCCTCACCAGTGCAGAGCAAGTGCTGGACAGCTGTGACCTCTGCCTCGTG GTTGGTACGTCGTCAGTCGTGTATCCAGCAGCCATGTTTGCTCCTCAGGTGGCAGCCAGACGTGTCCCCGTGGCTGAATTTAACATGGAAACCACACCGGCCACCATGAACTTCAA GTTCCACTTCCACGGCCCCTGTGGGACCACGTTACCACCCGCACTCGCTCGCCACGAGTCCGAGCAACtttga